GTTTCCTCATCGGCAGTTAAACTTACAATACCCTCATCAGGATCAACAATACCTGCAATAGACTTCAGAGTCATACTTTTACCACAACCTGAAGGACCAAGAATGCCCAAACAACCTTTTTTCAGTTCAAAATCCACTTCCAAATCAAATTCCTTAAGTTTCTTCAGGATATTTACTTTTAACAATTTATTTCCCATAACTTATCCCCAAAATCAAAAAAAAGTAAATTATTTCCATTGTTTTTCCTTACGTATTGTAACATAATCCATAATGAAAATAGCTATAAAAGCTATGAAAACAATGACTATAACATAATCAAATGCACTTCCCATATTACCTGCAGCTACTTCTGAGTAAACTGCCATAGGAAGTGTCCTGGTTTGTCCTGCAATATTACCTGCAAGCATAGCAGTAGCACCAAACTCGCCTAAACCACGGGCGTAAGCAAGAATTCCCCCACTGATAATTCCCGGCAGTGCATTTGCAAATAAAACCTTCCAAAAAATTTTCCACTCAGACATACCCAATGTACGGCCGGCATCAACCAAGTTAGAGTCAACTTGTTCAAATGCTCCTCGAGCGGAACGATACATTAAAGGAAAAGACATGACGACTGCAGCAATAACTGTTGCAGACCATGAAAAAGCAATTTTCACAGCAAAAAATTCTATAAAGAACTTTCCTATAGGACCCCTGACACCAAAAATGTATAATAAAAAGAACCCTACTACTGTAGGCGGCAGTACAATTGGAAGG
The sequence above is a segment of the Methanobrevibacter sp. genome. Coding sequences within it:
- the modB gene encoding molybdate ABC transporter permease subunit — encoded protein: MMDWSPIVISMKTASLSIFITFFVGLIVAWGIVKIKNDLIKIVLDGIFTLPIVLPPTVVGFFLLYIFGVRGPIGKFFIEFFAVKIAFSWSATVIAAVVMSFPLMYRSARGAFEQVDSNLVDAGRTLGMSEWKIFWKVLFANALPGIISGGILAYARGLGEFGATAMLAGNIAGQTRTLPMAVYSEVAAGNMGSAFDYVIVIVFIAFIAIFIMDYVTIRKEKQWK